TGGGTCGAAGCGGGCGGACGCGCATGGTCGGTATCAGGCTCCTCGTACCTCCGGACACCATCGGCGACGAGAGGTTGCACCGATGATCGTCGGACTGCAGACACCCTTGAACGCGTCTGGACGCGTGCCCTACCCACGGTTGGGGAGCTGTTCCGGCGCGAAGGCTGCGATACTTCGTGTCGATGGACCCTGCACGCAAGCGCCGCGTACGACTCGTCGTGGCGCTGAGCGCGGCCCTCGTCCTGTCGGTCGCGCTCATCTACCAGAGCTTCAGCGCCTCGTCGGAGGCGCGCACCCCCAGCCAGCTGCTTGCGAGTGCCGATGCCGGCCGCAGCTACGAGCTGACGGGCAAGGTCGTCAACGGATCGATCCACAAGTCCGGGACGACCTACCAGTTCCGCGTCCGCGACCGCAACGGCAACGCCTCGGTGCCGATCCGCTACACGGGCTCGGTGGCCGACACGTTCCGTGACGGCCGCGAGGTCATCGTGACCGTCAAGCGCGAGGGCACCACGTTCGTCGGCGAGAGGGACTCGCTGGTCACGAAGT
The sequence above is a segment of the Conexibacter woesei Iso977N genome. Coding sequences within it:
- a CDS encoding cytochrome c maturation protein CcmE encodes the protein MDPARKRRVRLVVALSAALVLSVALIYQSFSASSEARTPSQLLASADAGRSYELTGKVVNGSIHKSGTTYQFRVRDRNGNASVPIRYTGSVADTFRDGREVIVTVKREGTTFVGERDSLVTKCPSKFTDKTSTTKST